One window of Leptotrichia hongkongensis genomic DNA carries:
- the rfaE2 gene encoding D-glycero-beta-D-manno-heptose 1-phosphate adenylyltransferase — translation MRNEIVRLQKAGKKVVFTNGVFDILHIGHLTYLEEARNLGDVLVVGVNSDASVKVNKGDKRPINSETNRAFVLLGTKFVDYTVIFNEKTPEKLLDILKPDIHVKGGDYKKEDLPETKVVEKNGGEVKILSFVDNISTTEIINKIIEVYK, via the coding sequence ATGAGAAATGAAATAGTGAGATTGCAGAAGGCTGGGAAAAAGGTAGTTTTTACTAATGGAGTTTTTGATATTTTACATATTGGGCATTTGACTTATCTGGAGGAAGCCAGAAATTTAGGTGATGTTTTGGTTGTCGGTGTAAATAGCGATGCTTCGGTTAAAGTGAACAAGGGAGATAAAAGACCTATAAATAGTGAAACAAATAGAGCATTTGTGCTTTTGGGTACAAAATTTGTAGATTATACAGTAATTTTTAATGAAAAAACACCAGAAAAACTGCTGGATATTTTAAAGCCAGATATTCACGTAAAAGGCGGAGATTACAAAAAAGAAGACTTGCCAGAAACAAAAGTTGTTGAAAAAAATGGCGGAGAAGTAAAGATTTTATCCTTCGTGGATAACATTTCCACAACTGAAATTATTAATAAAATTATTGAAGTGTATAAATAA
- the ftsY gene encoding signal recognition particle-docking protein FtsY translates to MLKNFFKFGKKKKDEDQKDTLENQIEKEIEESQSEIDKIKAETEKEIKETAEEILGKNAKKTENNEKNFETEREKIESVEIEEKSNEKTKGKPKLKPLKDRLATPKKGFFGKLKEMLLGKAIDDDLYEELEELLIQSDIGMNMTMQLVEELEKSVSQKKLKTSEQIYDELKELLKAKLIYNDENSTKLKLQDGKLNILLVVGVNGVGKTTSIGKIAKKLKDSGKKVIIGAGDTFRAAAIEQVEEWGKRTGVEVIKQAHGSDPAAVIFDTVKTAKNRGFDVAILDTAGRLHNKRDLMKELEKINKIIREQSGETDFETLLVIDSTTGQNGLEQARIFNEIVDLTGIILTKFDGTAKGGIIFPITEELKKPIKFIGVGEGIEDLREFDTKEFVEAMFD, encoded by the coding sequence ATGCTGAAAAATTTTTTTAAATTTGGAAAAAAGAAAAAAGATGAAGACCAGAAGGACACTTTGGAAAATCAGATAGAAAAAGAAATTGAGGAAAGCCAAAGTGAAATAGATAAAATTAAAGCTGAAACTGAAAAGGAAATAAAGGAAACAGCGGAAGAAATTTTAGGAAAAAATGCTAAAAAAACTGAAAATAATGAAAAAAACTTTGAAACTGAAAGAGAAAAAATTGAAAGCGTAGAAATAGAAGAAAAATCGAATGAGAAAACAAAAGGAAAGCCTAAATTAAAACCTTTAAAGGATAGGCTGGCAACTCCTAAAAAAGGTTTTTTTGGAAAACTGAAGGAAATGCTTTTGGGTAAAGCGATAGATGACGATTTGTACGAAGAATTGGAAGAATTGCTTATTCAGTCAGATATTGGAATGAATATGACAATGCAGCTAGTGGAGGAACTGGAAAAATCAGTTTCACAAAAAAAACTAAAAACATCGGAACAAATTTATGATGAATTAAAGGAATTGCTTAAAGCAAAACTTATTTACAATGATGAAAACAGTACAAAATTAAAATTACAGGATGGAAAACTAAATATTCTTTTGGTTGTTGGAGTAAATGGTGTTGGAAAGACAACTTCCATTGGTAAAATTGCAAAAAAATTGAAGGATAGCGGAAAAAAGGTTATTATTGGGGCTGGAGATACGTTTAGAGCCGCTGCGATTGAGCAAGTTGAGGAATGGGGAAAACGAACTGGTGTGGAGGTTATAAAACAGGCACATGGAAGCGATCCTGCGGCTGTAATTTTTGATACAGTAAAAACTGCTAAAAATCGTGGATTTGATGTGGCAATACTGGATACGGCTGGAAGACTGCACAATAAACGTGATTTGATGAAGGAGCTTGAAAAAATAAACAAAATTATACGGGAACAATCTGGAGAAACAGACTTTGAAACTTTGCTTGTGATTGACAGTACAACTGGTCAGAATGGATTGGAGCAGGCTAGAATATTTAATGAAATCGTAGATTTGACAGGAATTATCTTGACAAAATTTGACGGAACGGCAAAAGGAGGAATTATTTTTCCAATTACAGAAGAGCTGAAAAAACCAATTAAATTTATAGGTGTCGGAGAAGGAATTGAGGACTTGAGGGAATTTGACACAAAGGAATTTGTTGAAGCTATGTTTGATTAA
- the tsaB gene encoding tRNA (adenosine(37)-N6)-threonylcarbamoyltransferase complex dimerization subunit type 1 TsaB yields MEKNMLIFAITTTTRLAGLSLYEKDKLLGEIHVEMAKTHSTTILEQIDSLLKWTGKKLDEIENVIVSIGPGSFTGVRIAISVVKGLFFGRNVNFYEVNELDALGFQGYYNLKTSLENDEDVKIYSMIDSRKEKIYCAGYGTSSENKLKLIKNYEVTKLDSVIEEIIENKGNNKKVYLIGDAVFNYKAKILDKLGNCVKIFEDKNLTINTMTFVQMFFDKNLENTGVVRKTDIFNLKPDYLEKSQAERDKK; encoded by the coding sequence ATGGAGAAAAATATGTTGATATTTGCGATAACGACTACAACTAGATTGGCTGGATTGTCACTTTATGAGAAAGACAAGCTGTTAGGGGAAATACATGTGGAAATGGCAAAAACGCATTCTACTACGATTTTGGAGCAGATTGATAGCCTTTTGAAATGGACTGGGAAAAAGCTAGATGAAATTGAAAATGTAATTGTTTCGATAGGACCTGGTTCGTTTACGGGTGTTAGAATAGCAATTTCAGTTGTAAAGGGGCTTTTTTTTGGACGGAATGTAAATTTTTATGAAGTGAATGAACTGGATGCACTTGGATTTCAGGGGTATTATAATTTGAAAACAAGTTTGGAAAATGATGAAGATGTGAAAATATATTCGATGATTGATTCACGAAAGGAAAAGATTTATTGTGCAGGTTATGGAACTTCAAGTGAAAATAAATTGAAATTAATAAAAAATTATGAAGTTACAAAACTTGACAGTGTTATTGAGGAAATAATAGAAAATAAGGGAAATAATAAAAAAGTTTATCTAATTGGGGATGCAGTTTTTAATTATAAGGCTAAGATATTGGATAAATTGGGAAATTGTGTAAAAATATTTGAAGATAAGAATTTGACAATTAATACAATGACATTTGTGCAAATGTTTTTTGATAAAAATTTGGAAAATACTGGTGTTGTGAGAAAAACTGATATTTTTAATCTGAAACCAGATTATCTGGAAAAATCACAGGCGGAAAGGGATAAAAAATAA
- a CDS encoding cell division protein FtsZ, translating to MDGVGIKVVGIGTVGNDVLNKMMKKEIAEVGLVGIDTNQENLDKRNVGTKILASEDLSEKVQSALKNTGLVFILTEMSEKKNNEIACIVSEVAKTMGILTVVVVATSINSNGGTEEIKKLEEVSDTVIVLPLKKLMEADLSATFDKLFEKRDEIFIKNVEFITNLIKKQGVVNLDFDDVKIMLGNSGEGVIAFGKGEGQDKVKLATEQIINSPFIKKLPKAGKILLSITAGSDIGLTDLQEITMITNEKFGADQTNILWGYIMDVELEDKIEVEMLITDFSK from the coding sequence ATGGACGGTGTTGGAATAAAAGTTGTCGGAATCGGTACAGTGGGAAATGATGTCTTGAATAAGATGATGAAAAAAGAGATTGCGGAAGTTGGACTTGTGGGAATTGATACAAATCAAGAGAATTTGGATAAACGGAATGTAGGAACAAAAATATTGGCTTCTGAAGATTTAAGTGAAAAAGTGCAGAGTGCATTAAAAAATACAGGTTTAGTATTTATTTTGACAGAAATGTCGGAAAAGAAAAATAACGAGATAGCCTGCATTGTTTCAGAAGTTGCAAAAACAATGGGAATATTGACAGTGGTTGTAGTTGCTACATCAATTAATTCAAATGGAGGAACTGAAGAAATCAAGAAATTAGAAGAAGTTTCTGATACTGTTATAGTTTTGCCTCTTAAAAAATTAATGGAAGCAGATTTAAGTGCAACTTTTGATAAATTATTTGAAAAAAGAGATGAAATTTTTATAAAAAATGTAGAATTTATAACAAATCTAATAAAAAAACAAGGAGTAGTGAATCTTGATTTTGATGATGTAAAAATAATGCTAGGAAATTCAGGAGAAGGTGTAATAGCATTTGGTAAAGGTGAAGGGCAGGATAAGGTAAAACTTGCTACAGAACAAATAATAAACAGCCCTTTTATAAAAAAACTTCCAAAAGCGGGAAAGATACTGTTAAGCATTACAGCAGGATCAGACATTGGATTAACGGATTTACAGGAAATAACTATGATTACAAATGAAAAATTTGGAGCAGACCAAACAAACATACTATGGGGATACATTATGGATGTTGAGCTTGAAGATAAAATTGAAGTGGAAATGCTGATAACGGATTTTTCTAAATAA
- the tsaE gene encoding tRNA (adenosine(37)-N6)-threonylcarbamoyltransferase complex ATPase subunit type 1 TsaE: MKNKILTFDKIDKLAKNLAEKLKNGGCLGLIGDLGAGKTTFTKKICECYNVTENVKSPTFTYVIEYSSGDVPVYHFDVYRINDSEEIYEIGFEDYIGEDGSVVIIEWADKILDEMPEDAVFVEINHYSDVAREVSVYTIENGEKVDFEIE, encoded by the coding sequence ATGAAAAATAAAATATTAACATTTGATAAGATAGATAAATTAGCCAAAAATTTAGCAGAAAAGTTAAAAAACGGAGGTTGTCTAGGACTTATTGGAGATTTGGGAGCGGGGAAGACTACATTTACTAAGAAAATTTGTGAATGTTACAATGTGACAGAAAATGTGAAAAGTCCGACTTTTACTTATGTTATTGAGTATAGCTCTGGAGATGTGCCTGTGTATCATTTTGATGTTTACAGGATTAATGATTCTGAGGAAATTTATGAGATTGGGTTTGAGGATTATATTGGGGAAGATGGAAGTGTTGTGATTATTGAGTGGGCGGACAAGATTTTGGATGAGATGCCTGAGGATGCGGTGTTTGTTGAGATAAATCATTATTCAGATGTGGCTCGTGAAGTATCAGTTTATACGATTGAAAATGGAGAAAAGGTAGATTTTGAAATTGAATAA
- a CDS encoding CopY/TcrY family copper transport repressor: MSTIEFNTHITDAEWEVMRVVWANDRVTSKKIISVLKEKMDWTQSTIKTILGRLVEKGVLNTEQEGRKFIYTANIEEKEAVRDYVEDIFNRICNKKVGNVIGSIIEDHVLSFDDIDRLEKILEMKKSFALEEVDCNCPEGQCECHLHHH, encoded by the coding sequence ATGAGCACAATAGAATTTAATACTCATATTACAGATGCAGAATGGGAAGTCATGCGTGTAGTTTGGGCAAATGATCGAGTAACTAGTAAAAAAATCATTTCCGTATTGAAAGAAAAAATGGATTGGACACAATCCACTATCAAAACGATCTTAGGTCGATTAGTTGAAAAAGGCGTACTAAATACAGAGCAAGAAGGTAGAAAGTTTATTTACACTGCCAATATTGAAGAGAAAGAAGCTGTAAGGGATTATGTAGAAGATATTTTTAACCGTATTTGCAATAAGAAAGTCGGAAATGTAATAGGAAGCATCATTGAAGATCATGTTTTAAGCTTCGATGATATAGATCGACTAGAAAAAATATTAGAGATGAAAAAATCTTTCGCATTAGAAGAAGTGGATTGCAATTGTCCAGAAGGACAATGTGAATGTCATTTACATCATCATTAA
- a CDS encoding GNAT family N-acetyltransferase gives MIREINVLDAKDIQEICKDELGYNVDIKTVKTQIEKLSIDYEHHIIAVYEDKKTSKVVGFVHAEMYESLYSDIGLNILGLAVSSNFQGKGIGKKLMVFVEEYALNNNINFIRLNSGSHRLEAHKFYENIGYTCNKTQKRFIKIFR, from the coding sequence GTGATAAGAGAGATTAATGTACTAGATGCGAAGGATATACAAGAAATTTGTAAAGATGAGTTAGGATATAATGTTGATATTAAGACTGTCAAGACGCAAATTGAAAAATTATCTATTGATTATGAACATCATATTATCGCAGTATATGAAGATAAAAAAACAAGTAAGGTTGTTGGTTTTGTTCATGCAGAGATGTATGAAAGTTTATACAGTGATATTGGATTAAATATATTAGGATTAGCAGTAAGTTCCAATTTTCAAGGCAAGGGTATAGGAAAAAAACTGATGGTTTTTGTTGAAGAGTATGCTTTAAACAATAATATTAATTTCATTAGATTAAATTCTGGTTCTCATCGTTTAGAAGCACATAAATTTTATGAAAATATTGGTTATACTTGTAATAAAACTCAAAAACGTTTTATAAAAATATTTCGATAA
- a CDS encoding heavy metal translocating P-type ATPase — MNNDNRYSSHNHHDYDDMDKLKHEHGITDEHGDHKDKNQEHHAGHDHSGHSGHAHHHHGSFKELFLKSLPLGIIIMLLVPLHGFELPFQFTFPYSDIVVAILSTILIIYGGRPFYQGAVDEFKQKKPGMMALVSLGLSVSYLYSIYAVIITYVTGEHVMDFFFEFASLLLIMLLGHWIEMKAIGEAGDAQAELAKLVPKDAHVVLEDDSIETRPVADLKVGDLIRVQAGENVPADGIIERGESRLNEALLTGESKAVKKGPGDEVIGGSTNGEGVLYIKVLETGDQSFISQVQTLISQAQSQPSRAESIAQKVAGWLFYIAVIVALIAFVVWMIIGDIPTAVIFTITTLVIACPHALGLAIPLVTARSTSLGASRGLLVKDRQALEIAQDADVMILDKTGTLTTGEFKVLDVKLLNDKYTKEEIIALLAGIEGGSSHPIAQSIISFAEQQNIRPASFDSIDVISGSGVEGKAGGHRYQLISQKAYGRNLDMDTPKGATLSVLVENDDAIGAVALGDELKPTSKELIKALKKNNIRPIMATGDNEKAAQGAAVDLGIEYRSNQSPQDKYELVKTLKDEGKKVIMVGDGVNDAPSLALADVGIAIGAGTQVALDSADVILTQSDPGDIESFIELAHKTTRKMKQNLFWGAGYNFIAIPLAAGILAPIGITLSPALGAILMSVSTVIVAINAMLLSLDPKNNG; from the coding sequence ATGAATAATGACAACAGATATTCGTCTCATAATCACCATGATTATGACGACATGGATAAGTTAAAACACGAGCATGGAATCACAGATGAACATGGAGACCATAAGGATAAAAATCAAGAACATCATGCTGGGCATGACCACAGCGGGCACAGTGGGCATGCCCACCATCATCACGGAAGCTTTAAGGAACTTTTCTTAAAGTCATTGCCACTAGGAATCATTATTATGCTCTTAGTCCCTTTGCATGGATTTGAATTACCATTCCAGTTTACTTTTCCATATTCTGATATTGTAGTAGCTATTTTATCTACTATATTAATTATTTATGGTGGACGTCCATTCTATCAAGGTGCAGTTGACGAATTTAAACAAAAAAAACCTGGAATGATGGCACTCGTTTCTTTAGGTTTAAGTGTTTCATATTTATACAGTATTTATGCTGTGATCATTACCTACGTAACGGGTGAACACGTGATGGACTTTTTCTTTGAATTTGCTTCATTACTATTAATCATGCTATTAGGTCACTGGATTGAGATGAAAGCTATTGGAGAAGCAGGAGACGCACAAGCAGAATTGGCTAAGTTAGTGCCGAAAGATGCTCACGTTGTATTAGAAGACGATTCAATTGAAACACGACCAGTTGCTGACTTAAAGGTAGGTGATTTAATTCGTGTTCAAGCCGGAGAAAATGTGCCAGCAGACGGGATTATCGAGCGTGGCGAATCACGTTTAAATGAAGCTCTTTTGACTGGAGAATCAAAAGCAGTTAAAAAAGGCCCTGGCGATGAAGTAATCGGGGGCTCAACAAATGGAGAAGGGGTACTTTATATTAAAGTGCTTGAGACAGGTGATCAATCCTTTATCTCTCAAGTACAGACTTTAATTAGCCAAGCTCAAAGTCAGCCTTCCAGGGCAGAAAGTATTGCGCAAAAGGTTGCAGGGTGGCTCTTCTATATTGCTGTTATTGTCGCGCTAATTGCTTTTGTAGTGTGGATGATTATTGGAGATATCCCAACGGCAGTTATATTTACTATTACTACATTAGTTATTGCTTGTCCGCACGCATTGGGTCTGGCTATTCCATTGGTAACCGCCCGTAGCACAAGCTTAGGAGCTAGCCGTGGCTTACTAGTAAAAGACCGCCAAGCCTTAGAAATAGCTCAAGATGCAGATGTGATGATTTTAGATAAAACGGGTACTTTAACAACTGGTGAATTTAAAGTATTAGATGTAAAACTTCTTAATGACAAATATACAAAAGAGGAAATCATTGCCTTATTGGCAGGTATTGAAGGAGGATCTAGCCACCCAATTGCTCAATCAATTATAAGTTTCGCCGAGCAGCAAAATATACGTCCAGCATCTTTTGATTCGATTGATGTGATTTCCGGTTCTGGAGTAGAGGGTAAAGCAGGTGGGCACCGTTACCAATTAATCAGTCAAAAAGCCTATGGACGTAATCTTGATATGGATACTCCAAAAGGAGCAACTCTTAGTGTCTTAGTAGAAAACGATGATGCCATTGGTGCTGTAGCTTTAGGGGACGAATTAAAACCAACGAGTAAAGAGTTAATTAAAGCTCTTAAAAAGAACAATATTCGACCAATTATGGCAACAGGTGATAATGAAAAAGCGGCTCAAGGCGCGGCAGTAGATTTAGGGATTGAATATAGATCAAATCAATCTCCACAAGACAAATATGAGTTAGTTAAAACACTTAAAGATGAAGGAAAGAAAGTTATCATGGTAGGTGATGGTGTAAATGATGCTCCTTCTCTTGCCTTAGCAGATGTTGGTATAGCTATAGGTGCTGGAACTCAAGTTGCGTTGGATTCAGCTGATGTCATATTGACTCAATCCGATCCAGGAGATATTGAATCATTCATTGAATTAGCACACAAAACAACTCGTAAAATGAAACAAAACCTATTTTGGGGAGCTGGTTATAACTTTATAGCTATCCCTCTAGCTGCAGGAATTTTGGCTCCTATTGGTATCACATTAAGCCCTGCATTAGGAGCAATCCTAATGTCTGTGTCAACAGTCATCGTCGCCATTAATGCTATGTTATTAAGTTTAGATCCAAAAAATAACGGTTAA
- the pta gene encoding phosphate acetyltransferase, with protein sequence MNTLANELKEKAKKLHKTIILPETEDERVLRATEKIIKEGIAKIALVGDEKKLKEKATEIGISLEGAIFYNPESCATIDEMAELLRKKREKKGMTLETAKATLMSDSRYFAAMLVHQGRVDGMVAGSSSPTAHVLRAAIHIIGPKEGLKTVSSSFIMITNTPEFGDNGTLVYSDGGVIPSPTAMQLADIAISAAEKARFTAGIKEPKVAFLSFSTKGSADGVSVSKVREAIEILKDRNVDFDFDGELQLDAAIVPEVAAAKAPGSKVAGQANVLIFPDLDSGNIGYKLTQRLAKAKALGPLIQGLARPVHDLSRGCSMEDIVEVVAITAVESEM encoded by the coding sequence ATGAACACATTAGCGAATGAGTTAAAGGAAAAAGCTAAAAAGCTCCACAAGACAATTATCTTACCTGAAACAGAAGACGAGAGAGTCTTAAGGGCTACAGAAAAAATTATTAAGGAGGGAATCGCAAAAATTGCTCTAGTTGGAGACGAGAAAAAGCTAAAGGAAAAAGCAACTGAAATTGGAATTTCGTTAGAAGGTGCAATTTTTTATAATCCTGAGTCATGTGCAACAATTGACGAGATGGCAGAACTTTTGAGAAAAAAAAGAGAGAAAAAAGGAATGACGCTTGAAACTGCAAAAGCGACACTTATGTCAGATTCAAGATATTTTGCAGCAATGCTTGTACACCAAGGAAGAGTAGATGGAATGGTAGCAGGTTCATCTTCACCAACAGCCCATGTCCTAAGAGCTGCAATTCACATAATTGGGCCAAAGGAAGGACTAAAGACAGTATCAAGTTCTTTTATTATGATAACAAATACGCCTGAATTTGGAGATAATGGAACTCTTGTATATTCAGATGGTGGAGTAATACCTAGTCCAACAGCTATGCAGCTTGCTGATATTGCTATTTCTGCAGCAGAAAAAGCTAGATTTACTGCTGGGATAAAAGAGCCTAAAGTAGCATTTCTTTCGTTTTCTACAAAAGGGAGTGCAGATGGAGTATCTGTAAGCAAAGTTAGAGAGGCTATTGAAATTTTAAAAGATAGAAATGTTGATTTTGACTTTGATGGAGAATTACAGCTTGATGCTGCGATTGTACCAGAAGTAGCTGCTGCAAAAGCTCCTGGATCAAAAGTGGCAGGACAGGCAAATGTATTGATTTTTCCAGATTTAGATTCAGGAAATATTGGATATAAATTGACACAAAGACTGGCTAAAGCAAAAGCGTTAGGACCATTAATTCAAGGATTGGCACGTCCAGTTCACGATCTTTCAAGAGGATGCAGTATGGAAGATATAGTAGAAGTTGTTGCAATTACTGCCGTTGAATCAGAAATGTAA